From the Euphorbia lathyris chromosome 6, ddEupLath1.1, whole genome shotgun sequence genome, one window contains:
- the LOC136233372 gene encoding protein DOG1-like 3, which produces MAEDTAEKCFLDWLQIQEADLDELLQALDQAEKPDDLLNQLVEKTISHFQEYMEKRIEHARDHVCDYLSPAWNSSLENSLLWIGGCRPSIFIRLVYVLSGSQFESHLSEYIRGIKRGNLGDLSATQMVSINELHQKTIRNEEKLTSKLASLQENIADKPICIIANERREAGAGEINEEVNRALGSHEEGMLCIMGEADNFRLHTLKELISILSPLQAVEFLASGKKLHLCVHQWCKTRDVMPNATD; this is translated from the coding sequence ATGGCAGAGGACACTGCTGAAAAATGTTTCCTCGACTGGCTTCAAATTCAAGAAGCAGATCTAGATGAACTACTCCAAGCTCTAGACCAAGCTGAGAAGCCTGATGATTTACTAAACCAGCTCGTAGAAAAAACCATCTCACATTTTCAAGAATACATGGAAAAGCGAATTGAACATGCCCGGGATCATGTCTGCGACTATCTCTCGCCGGCCTGGAATTCTTCGCTGGAGAATTCCTTGTTGTGGATAGGAGGTTGCAGGCCTTCCATTTTTATCAGACTTGTCTACGTGCTTTCAGGCTCCCAATTCGAATCTCATCTCTCGGAGTACATTCGGGGGATAAAAAGAGGTAATCTGGGCGATCTTTCAGCAACACAGATGGTTAGTATTAACGAATTGCATCAGAAAACTATCAGAAATGAAGAGAAATTGACATCGAAATTGGCTAGTTTGCAAGAGAATATAGCTGATAAACCCATCTGTATTATCGCCAACGAGCGGAGGGAGGCTGGCGCCGGTGAAATTAATGAGGAGGTGAACAGGGCACTTGGGAGTCACGAAGAGGGTATGCTTTGTATTATGGGGGAGGCTGATAATTTCAGGCTACACACGCTGAAAGAGTTGATTAGCATTCTCAGCCCACTTCAGGCAGTTGAGTTTCTGGCTTCCGGTAAGAAACTTCATCTCTGCGTGCACCAGTGGTGCAAAACTAGAGATGTTATGCCCAATGCAACAGATTGA